Proteins encoded together in one Mycobacterium sp. MS1601 window:
- a CDS encoding type I polyketide synthase has translation MTIFEHDRIANSSTASNGNTASHGNAAAHSSSHALVDRLTDGEPYAVAFGGQGSAWLDTLEELVSSAGIESELATLAGEADLLLEPVARELVVVRPIGFEPLRWVRALAAEEPVPTAKQLTSAAVSVPGVLLTQIAAVRALARQGMDVAANPPVAVAGHSQGVLAVEALKAGGSQDVQLLALAQLIGAAGTLVARRRGISILGDRPPMVSVTNADPERIYELLEEFAQDVRTVLPPVLSIRNGRRSVVITGTPEQLSRFELYCEQIAEKEEAERKNKLRGGAVFKPVFEPVQVEVGFHSPRLSDGVELVAEWAEKVGLDVAQARAMTEAILVSQVDWVEEISALNDAGAKWILDLGPGDILTRLTAPVIRGLGIGIVPAATRGGQRNLFTIGAVPEVARPWTSYAPQVVTLPDGSVKLSTKFTRLTGRSPILLAGMTPTTVDAKIVAAAANAGHWAELAGGGQVTEQIFSDRVDELTTLLEPGRAIQFNSLFLDPYLWKLQVGAKRLVQRARQSGAPIDGLVVTAGIPDLEEAVELIEELNGVGISHVVFKPGTVEQIRSVIRIAAEVPTRPVIVHIEGGRAGGHHSWEDLDDLLLATYSEVRSRSNITVCVGGGIGTPERAAEYLSGRWSRAYGFPLMPVDGILVGTAAMATLEATTSPQVKQLLVDTTGTDHWVGAGKAQGGMASGRSQLGADIHEIDNAASRCGRLLDEVAGDADAVAERRDEIIAAMANTAKPYFGDVASMTYEQWLRRYVELAIGDGDSTADTKKDGSPWLDVSWRDRFTEMLQRAEARLDVADFGPIETLYGATESGEALLESPDQAIAALLERHPDAATVKLHPADVPFFTSLCKTLGKPVNFVPVIDKDVRRWWRSDSLWQAHDARYSADQVCIIPGTQAVAGITRVDEPVGELLDRFEQAAIDETLASGAQPTPVLSRLHNVSSALALVLDAPDVLWAGRTATNPVHRIADPAEWQVHDGSAIHHATGARLESTGEKVNLSVPLSGTWIEIAFTLPSSTVDGGAPVVSTDDAATAMRAVLAIAAGVDGPDALPVPVDGTTTVTVEWDPERVADHTGVTATFGSPLAPTLTVVPDALVGRCWPAVFAAIGTAVTDSGFPVIEGLLSLVHLDHAAQLVAPLPTDKAELTVAATASAAYDTEVGRVVPVSVAVTSADGTVLATLEERFAIRGRTGPAELSDPLRAGGAVSDNETDTPRRRRRDITLTAPVDMRPFAVVSGDHNPIHTDQAAALLAGLESPIVHGMWLSAAAQHVVTATDGKPVPPAKLLGWTARFLGMVKPGDEVDFRVDRVGVDLGGEVLEIAARIGSDLVMSATARLAAPKTVYAFPGQGIQSKGMGMDVRARSKAARKIWDKADKFTRETLGFSVLHVVRDNPTSLIASGVHYQHPEGVLYLTQFTQVAMATVAAAQVAEMREQGAFVEGAIACGHSVGEYTALACVSGVYELEALLEVVFHRGSKMHDIVPRDAQGRSNYRLAAIRPSQIDLDDADVTAFVDGIAAQTGEFLQIVNYNLRGSQYAIAGTVRGLEALEEEIERRREISGGKRSFILVPGIDVPFHSSVLRVGVDDFRRALERVMPGDKDPALIVGRYIPNLVPRPFTLDRDFIQEIRDLVPAEPLDEILADYDTWRNERPAELCRKIVIELLAWQFASPVRWIETQDLLFIEEAAGGLGVERFVEIGVKNAPTVAGLATNTLKLPEYAHSTVEVLNAERDAAVLFANDTDPEPEPEVDEAPAAPSAEAAPAAAAAPVAAPAAPSGGPRPDDITFDAADATVALIGLSAKMRLDQIEALDSIESITDGASSRRNQLLVDLGSELNLGAIDGAAEADLAALKGQVSKLARTYKPFGPVLSDAINDQLRTVLGPSGKRPAYITERVTKTWELGPGWAKHVTVEVALGTREGSSVRGGSLGGLHDGALADAAAVDKAIDAAVTAVGARKGIPVSLPSAGGAGGGGVVDSAALGEFAEKVTGPDGVLASAARLVLGQLGLDVPVTAPAGASDAELIDLVTTELGSDWPRLVAPSFDSKKAVLLDDRWASAREDLVKLWLTDENEIDAEWARLSERFEGAGHVVATQATWWQGKALASGKQIHATLFGRIAAGAENPGNGRYSDEIAVVTGASKGSIAAGVVAQLLDGGATVIATTSKLDDSRLAFYKDLYRDNARWGAKLWVLPANMASYSDIDALVSWVGSEQTESLGPQSIHLKDAQTPTLLFPFAAPRVAGDLSEAGSRSEMEMKVLLWAVQRLIGGLSAIGAERDIASRLHVVLPGSPNRGMFGGDGAYGESKAAMDALVNRWSAETSWAQRVSLAHALIGWTKGTGLMGHNDAIVGAVEEAGVTTYTNREMAAMLLDLCTPDAKVSAASAPIKVDLTGGLGDIKLDMAELAAKAREEMTADSAAAEEDSLDGTISALPSPPRPHVPAPPPEWAPLDVDPADLVVIVSGAELGPYGSSRTRFEMEVDGELSAAGVLELAWTTGLIKWEDDPKPGWYDTASGDLVPETELVERYHDAVVERCGIREFVDDGAIDPDHASPLLVSVFLDKDFSFVVSSEADARAFVDFDPEHTVVRPVPDSSDWQVIRKAGTEIRVPRKTKLSRTVGAQIPTGWDPTVWGITPDMANSIDRVALWNIVATVDAFLSAGFSPAELMRWVHPSLVASTQGTGMGGMTSMQTMYHGNLLGRNKPNDILQEVLPNVVAAHVIQSYVGSYGAMIHPVGACATAAVSVEEGVDKIKLGKAELVVAGGFDDLTLEAIIGFGDMAATADTEMMRAKGISDSKFSRANDRRRLGFLEAQGGGTILLARGSLALKMGLPVLAVVGYAQSFADGVHTSIPAPGLGALGAGRGGKDSLLSRSLAKLGVGADDISVIYKHDTSTLANDPNETELHERLADAMGRSDGAPLFIVSQKTLTGHAKGGAAVFQMMGLCQVLRDGVIPPNRSLDCVDDELATSGHFVWPREALHLGEKFPLKAGLVTSLGFGHVSGLIALVHPAAFLATLSDEERETYLAQAQERTLAGKRRLASAIAGGRPMYERPADRRFDHDVAEKPQEAAMLLNPASRLGDDDIYIR, from the coding sequence GTGACGATCTTCGAGCACGACAGAATTGCCAACAGCTCCACCGCGTCCAATGGAAACACCGCGTCCCATGGCAACGCTGCCGCGCACTCGTCGTCACACGCTCTGGTGGACCGGCTCACCGACGGTGAGCCCTATGCGGTCGCTTTCGGCGGTCAGGGCAGTGCCTGGTTGGACACCCTGGAGGAGCTGGTCTCGTCCGCCGGCATCGAATCCGAGCTCGCGACGCTGGCCGGGGAAGCCGACCTGCTGCTCGAGCCCGTCGCGCGCGAGCTCGTCGTGGTCCGCCCGATCGGCTTCGAGCCCCTGCGCTGGGTACGTGCGCTGGCCGCCGAGGAACCGGTGCCCACCGCCAAGCAACTGACCTCCGCCGCCGTCTCGGTGCCCGGCGTCCTGCTGACCCAGATCGCCGCTGTGCGCGCGCTGGCGCGCCAGGGCATGGATGTGGCCGCCAACCCGCCCGTCGCCGTCGCAGGGCACTCGCAGGGCGTTCTCGCCGTCGAGGCGCTCAAGGCCGGCGGCAGCCAGGATGTCCAGCTGCTGGCCCTGGCCCAGCTGATCGGCGCCGCAGGCACCCTCGTCGCCCGTCGTCGTGGCATCTCGATCCTGGGCGACCGCCCGCCGATGGTCTCGGTCACCAACGCCGACCCCGAGCGCATCTACGAACTGCTCGAGGAGTTCGCTCAGGACGTCCGCACGGTGCTGCCGCCGGTGCTGTCCATCCGCAACGGCCGCCGCTCGGTGGTCATCACCGGCACCCCCGAACAGCTGTCCCGCTTCGAGCTGTACTGCGAGCAGATCGCCGAGAAGGAAGAAGCCGAGCGCAAGAACAAGCTGCGTGGCGGTGCGGTGTTCAAGCCCGTCTTCGAACCCGTCCAGGTCGAGGTCGGCTTCCACTCGCCGCGACTGTCCGACGGCGTCGAACTCGTCGCCGAATGGGCCGAGAAGGTGGGCCTGGACGTCGCGCAGGCCCGCGCCATGACCGAGGCCATCCTGGTCAGCCAGGTGGACTGGGTCGAGGAGATCTCTGCACTCAACGACGCGGGTGCCAAGTGGATCCTGGACCTCGGTCCGGGCGACATCCTGACCCGCCTGACCGCCCCGGTGATCCGCGGCCTCGGTATCGGTATCGTCCCCGCCGCCACCCGTGGCGGCCAGCGCAACCTGTTCACCATCGGTGCCGTGCCCGAGGTGGCCCGCCCGTGGACCAGCTACGCCCCGCAGGTCGTCACCCTGCCCGACGGCTCGGTGAAGCTGTCCACCAAGTTCACCCGCCTGACCGGACGCTCGCCCATCCTGCTTGCCGGCATGACGCCGACCACTGTCGACGCCAAGATCGTCGCCGCGGCGGCCAACGCCGGGCACTGGGCGGAGCTTGCCGGTGGCGGCCAGGTCACCGAGCAGATCTTCAGCGACCGTGTCGACGAGCTGACCACCCTGCTCGAGCCGGGCCGCGCCATCCAGTTCAACTCGCTGTTCCTCGACCCCTACCTGTGGAAGCTCCAGGTGGGCGCCAAGCGCCTGGTGCAGCGCGCCCGCCAGTCCGGTGCCCCGATCGACGGCCTGGTGGTCACCGCCGGCATCCCGGATCTGGAAGAGGCCGTCGAGCTCATCGAGGAACTCAACGGCGTCGGCATCAGCCACGTCGTCTTCAAGCCCGGCACCGTCGAGCAGATCCGTTCGGTCATCCGGATTGCCGCCGAGGTGCCCACCCGGCCCGTCATCGTCCACATCGAAGGCGGCCGCGCCGGCGGTCACCACTCGTGGGAAGACCTCGACGACCTGCTGCTGGCCACCTACTCCGAGGTGCGCAGCCGCTCCAACATCACCGTCTGCGTGGGCGGCGGCATCGGCACTCCCGAGCGGGCTGCCGAGTACCTCTCCGGCCGGTGGTCGCGTGCCTACGGCTTCCCGCTGATGCCGGTCGACGGCATCCTGGTCGGCACCGCCGCGATGGCCACCCTCGAGGCCACCACCAGCCCCCAGGTCAAGCAGCTGCTGGTCGACACCACCGGTACCGATCACTGGGTCGGTGCCGGAAAAGCTCAGGGCGGCATGGCATCCGGGCGCAGCCAGCTGGGCGCCGACATCCACGAGATCGACAACGCCGCTTCGCGCTGCGGCCGCCTGCTCGACGAGGTTGCCGGGGACGCCGACGCCGTGGCCGAGCGTCGTGACGAGATCATCGCCGCGATGGCCAACACCGCCAAGCCCTACTTCGGTGACGTCGCCTCCATGACCTACGAGCAGTGGCTGCGCCGCTACGTCGAGCTGGCCATCGGTGACGGCGATTCCACCGCCGACACCAAGAAGGACGGCTCGCCGTGGCTGGACGTCAGCTGGCGTGACCGGTTCACCGAGATGCTGCAGCGCGCCGAGGCCCGCCTCGATGTCGCCGACTTCGGACCGATCGAAACCCTCTACGGCGCAACCGAATCCGGCGAGGCTCTGCTGGAGAGCCCGGACCAGGCCATCGCCGCACTGCTCGAGCGTCATCCCGATGCCGCCACGGTCAAGTTGCATCCGGCCGACGTGCCGTTCTTCACCAGCCTGTGCAAGACGCTGGGCAAGCCGGTCAACTTCGTGCCGGTGATCGACAAGGACGTGCGCCGGTGGTGGCGCAGCGACTCACTGTGGCAGGCCCACGACGCGCGTTACTCGGCCGACCAGGTGTGCATCATTCCGGGCACTCAGGCCGTCGCCGGCATCACCCGTGTCGACGAGCCGGTGGGTGAGCTGCTCGACCGCTTCGAGCAGGCCGCCATCGACGAGACCCTGGCTTCCGGCGCTCAGCCCACGCCGGTGTTGTCCCGGCTGCACAACGTTTCCAGCGCACTGGCTTTGGTGCTGGATGCCCCCGACGTACTGTGGGCGGGCCGCACCGCGACCAACCCCGTGCACCGCATCGCCGACCCCGCCGAGTGGCAGGTGCACGACGGCTCGGCCATTCACCATGCCACCGGAGCCCGCCTCGAATCGACCGGTGAGAAGGTCAACCTGAGCGTGCCGTTGTCGGGCACCTGGATCGAGATCGCCTTCACCCTGCCGTCGTCCACCGTGGACGGGGGCGCCCCCGTGGTGTCCACCGACGACGCTGCCACCGCCATGCGCGCGGTGCTGGCCATCGCCGCCGGCGTGGACGGCCCGGACGCCCTGCCGGTTCCGGTGGACGGCACCACCACCGTCACCGTCGAATGGGATCCCGAGCGCGTCGCCGACCACACCGGTGTCACCGCCACCTTCGGTTCACCGCTGGCGCCGACGCTGACAGTGGTGCCCGACGCGCTCGTGGGTCGCTGCTGGCCTGCGGTGTTCGCCGCCATCGGTACCGCCGTCACCGATAGCGGGTTCCCGGTGATCGAGGGTCTGCTGAGCCTGGTACACCTGGACCACGCCGCGCAACTGGTTGCGCCGTTGCCCACTGACAAGGCTGAATTGACCGTCGCCGCAACAGCTTCGGCGGCATACGACACCGAGGTCGGCCGAGTGGTCCCGGTGTCGGTTGCCGTGACCTCTGCCGACGGCACCGTGCTCGCCACCCTGGAGGAGCGCTTTGCCATCCGTGGCCGCACCGGCCCGGCCGAGCTCAGCGACCCGCTGCGCGCCGGTGGTGCGGTGTCGGACAACGAGACCGACACCCCCCGTCGTCGCCGTCGTGACATCACCTTGACCGCGCCGGTGGACATGCGTCCGTTCGCGGTGGTCTCCGGTGACCACAACCCCATCCACACCGACCAGGCAGCCGCACTGCTGGCCGGCCTGGAATCGCCCATCGTGCACGGCATGTGGCTCTCGGCCGCTGCCCAGCACGTCGTCACCGCCACCGACGGCAAGCCCGTTCCGCCGGCCAAGCTGCTCGGCTGGACCGCCCGCTTCCTCGGCATGGTCAAACCCGGCGACGAGGTGGACTTCCGTGTCGACCGCGTGGGTGTCGATCTCGGTGGCGAGGTGCTCGAGATCGCCGCCCGCATCGGCTCCGATCTGGTGATGTCGGCGACGGCGCGGCTGGCCGCGCCCAAGACCGTCTACGCCTTCCCCGGACAGGGCATCCAGTCCAAGGGCATGGGCATGGACGTGCGCGCCCGCTCCAAGGCAGCCCGCAAGATCTGGGACAAGGCAGACAAGTTCACCCGCGAAACCCTCGGTTTCTCTGTGCTGCACGTGGTTCGGGACAACCCGACCAGCCTGATCGCCTCGGGTGTGCACTACCAGCATCCCGAAGGTGTGCTGTACCTGACGCAGTTCACCCAGGTGGCCATGGCCACCGTGGCTGCGGCGCAGGTCGCCGAGATGCGCGAGCAGGGCGCCTTTGTCGAGGGAGCCATCGCGTGCGGGCACTCCGTCGGCGAGTACACCGCGCTGGCCTGTGTGTCCGGTGTCTACGAACTCGAAGCGCTGCTCGAGGTCGTGTTCCACCGCGGCTCCAAGATGCACGACATCGTGCCGCGTGACGCCCAGGGCCGGTCCAACTACCGCCTGGCCGCCATCCGCCCGTCGCAGATCGACCTCGACGACGCCGACGTCACGGCCTTCGTCGACGGAATCGCCGCGCAGACAGGCGAATTCCTGCAGATCGTGAACTACAACCTGCGTGGCTCGCAGTACGCCATCGCGGGCACGGTGCGCGGGCTGGAGGCCCTGGAGGAAGAGATCGAGCGTCGCCGCGAGATCTCCGGCGGTAAGCGGTCCTTCATCCTGGTTCCCGGTATCGACGTGCCGTTCCACAGCTCCGTGCTGCGGGTCGGCGTCGACGACTTCCGCCGGGCCCTGGAGCGCGTGATGCCAGGGGACAAGGACCCGGCGCTGATCGTCGGGCGCTACATCCCGAACCTGGTGCCACGGCCGTTCACCCTGGACCGCGACTTCATCCAGGAGATCCGTGACCTGGTGCCCGCCGAGCCGCTCGACGAGATCCTGGCCGACTACGACACCTGGCGTAACGAGCGCCCGGCGGAGCTGTGCCGCAAGATCGTCATCGAGCTGCTGGCCTGGCAGTTCGCCAGCCCGGTGCGCTGGATCGAGACCCAGGATCTGCTGTTCATCGAAGAGGCCGCGGGTGGTCTCGGGGTCGAGCGTTTCGTGGAGATCGGTGTGAAGAACGCGCCGACCGTCGCAGGCCTGGCCACCAACACCCTGAAGCTGCCCGAATACGCCCACAGCACAGTGGAAGTGCTCAACGCCGAGCGCGATGCCGCGGTGCTGTTCGCCAACGACACCGATCCCGAACCGGAGCCCGAGGTCGACGAGGCTCCTGCCGCGCCTTCCGCCGAAGCGGCCCCCGCGGCTGCTGCTGCCCCGGTTGCTGCGCCGGCAGCGCCGTCGGGCGGACCGCGCCCCGACGACATCACCTTCGATGCGGCGGATGCCACCGTCGCCCTCATCGGCCTGTCGGCCAAGATGCGGCTGGACCAGATCGAGGCGCTGGACTCCATCGAGTCCATCACCGACGGTGCGTCCTCGCGACGCAACCAGTTGCTGGTGGACCTGGGTTCCGAGCTGAACCTCGGTGCCATCGACGGTGCGGCCGAAGCGGATCTGGCCGCGCTCAAGGGCCAGGTGTCCAAGCTGGCCCGTACCTACAAGCCGTTCGGCCCGGTGCTCTCCGACGCCATCAACGACCAGCTGCGTACGGTCCTCGGCCCCTCGGGTAAGCGACCTGCCTACATCACCGAACGGGTCACCAAGACCTGGGAACTCGGCCCCGGCTGGGCCAAGCACGTCACCGTCGAGGTGGCGCTGGGCACCCGCGAGGGTTCCAGCGTCCGCGGTGGTTCGCTCGGAGGTCTGCACGACGGCGCACTGGCCGATGCCGCAGCCGTGGACAAGGCCATCGATGCCGCGGTCACCGCGGTCGGTGCCCGCAAGGGCATCCCGGTGTCCCTGCCGTCGGCGGGCGGTGCCGGTGGTGGCGGAGTCGTCGACTCGGCGGCCCTCGGTGAATTCGCCGAGAAGGTCACCGGTCCCGACGGCGTGCTGGCTTCGGCTGCCCGCCTGGTGCTCGGCCAGCTGGGACTCGACGTCCCGGTGACCGCACCGGCCGGCGCCTCCGATGCCGAGCTGATCGACCTGGTGACAACCGAACTCGGCTCGGATTGGCCGCGTCTGGTGGCACCGTCGTTCGACTCCAAGAAGGCCGTGCTGCTCGACGACCGGTGGGCCAGTGCCCGCGAGGATCTGGTGAAGCTGTGGCTGACCGACGAGAACGAGATCGACGCCGAGTGGGCGCGCCTCTCGGAGCGCTTCGAAGGGGCCGGACATGTGGTCGCCACTCAGGCCACCTGGTGGCAGGGCAAGGCGCTGGCGTCCGGCAAGCAGATTCACGCCACGCTGTTCGGGCGCATCGCCGCGGGTGCTGAAAACCCAGGAAACGGACGATATTCCGACGAGATCGCCGTGGTGACGGGTGCCTCGAAGGGCTCGATCGCCGCTGGAGTGGTGGCGCAGCTGCTCGACGGTGGTGCCACCGTCATCGCCACCACCTCCAAGCTCGATGACAGCCGGCTGGCGTTCTACAAGGACCTCTACCGCGACAACGCCCGCTGGGGCGCCAAGCTGTGGGTGCTGCCCGCCAACATGGCCAGCTACTCCGATATCGACGCCCTGGTGTCATGGGTCGGTAGCGAGCAGACCGAAAGCCTTGGGCCGCAGTCGATCCACCTCAAGGACGCCCAGACCCCGACGCTGCTGTTCCCCTTCGCAGCGCCGCGGGTGGCCGGTGACCTCTCGGAGGCCGGCTCGCGCTCGGAGATGGAGATGAAGGTGCTGCTGTGGGCCGTGCAACGGCTCATCGGCGGGCTGTCGGCCATCGGCGCCGAGCGGGACATCGCCTCCCGCCTGCACGTCGTGCTCCCGGGCTCGCCCAACCGCGGCATGTTCGGTGGCGACGGAGCCTACGGCGAGTCCAAGGCCGCCATGGACGCGCTGGTGAACCGGTGGAGCGCCGAAACGTCCTGGGCGCAGCGGGTCAGCCTCGCACACGCCCTGATCGGCTGGACCAAGGGCACCGGCCTGATGGGTCACAACGACGCCATTGTCGGTGCGGTCGAGGAAGCGGGCGTCACCACCTACACCAACCGGGAAATGGCAGCGATGCTGCTGGATCTGTGCACCCCGGACGCCAAGGTGTCGGCGGCGTCGGCGCCCATCAAGGTGGACCTGACCGGTGGTCTCGGCGACATCAAGCTGGACATGGCCGAGCTGGCCGCCAAGGCGCGGGAAGAGATGACCGCCGACAGTGCTGCTGCCGAGGAGGATTCGCTCGACGGCACCATCTCGGCGCTGCCGTCTCCGCCGCGGCCGCACGTCCCGGCGCCCCCGCCGGAGTGGGCACCGCTGGACGTCGACCCCGCCGACCTGGTGGTCATCGTCAGCGGTGCAGAACTCGGCCCGTACGGCTCGTCGCGCACCCGCTTCGAGATGGAGGTCGACGGCGAGCTGTCGGCGGCCGGCGTGCTCGAACTGGCCTGGACCACCGGTCTGATCAAGTGGGAGGACGACCCGAAGCCGGGTTGGTACGACACCGCCAGCGGTGACCTGGTGCCCGAGACCGAACTGGTCGAGCGCTACCACGATGCCGTCGTCGAGCGTTGCGGCATCCGCGAATTCGTGGACGACGGAGCCATCGATCCCGATCACGCCTCACCGCTGCTGGTGTCGGTGTTCCTGGACAAGGACTTCAGCTTCGTGGTCTCCAGCGAAGCTGACGCCCGCGCGTTCGTGGACTTCGATCCCGAGCACACGGTGGTGCGCCCGGTCCCGGACTCCAGCGACTGGCAGGTGATCCGCAAGGCGGGCACCGAGATCCGCGTTCCGCGCAAGACCAAGCTGTCGCGGACCGTCGGCGCGCAGATCCCCACTGGTTGGGATCCCACGGTGTGGGGCATCACGCCCGACATGGCCAACTCGATCGACCGGGTGGCACTGTGGAACATCGTCGCGACCGTCGATGCGTTCCTGTCCGCCGGCTTCAGCCCGGCCGAGCTGATGCGCTGGGTGCACCCCAGCCTGGTGGCCAGCACGCAGGGCACCGGCATGGGTGGCATGACCTCGATGCAGACCATGTACCACGGCAACCTGCTGGGCCGGAACAAGCCGAACGACATCCTGCAGGAAGTGCTGCCGAACGTCGTTGCCGCGCACGTCATCCAGTCGTACGTGGGTAGCTACGGCGCGATGATCCACCCGGTGGGCGCCTGTGCCACCGCGGCGGTGTCGGTGGAAGAGGGCGTCGACAAGATCAAGCTCGGCAAGGCCGAACTGGTGGTCGCCGGCGGCTTCGACGACCTGACCCTGGAAGCCATCATCGGCTTCGGTGACATGGCGGCCACCGCCGACACCGAGATGATGCGCGCCAAGGGCATCAGCGACTCGAAGTTCTCCCGCGCCAACGACCGTCGTCGTCTGGGCTTCCTGGAGGCCCAGGGCGGCGGCACCATCCTGCTGGCGCGCGGTTCGCTGGCGCTGAAGATGGGTCTGCCGGTGCTGGCGGTGGTCGGGTACGCGCAGAGCTTCGCCGACGGCGTGCACACCTCGATCCCGGCTCCGGGTCTGGGTGCCCTGGGCGCGGGCCGGGGTGGCAAGGACTCGCTGCTGTCGCGGTCGCTGGCCAAGCTGGGGGTGGGTGCCGACGACATCTCGGTGATCTACAAGCACGACACCTCGACGCTGGCCAACGATCCCAACGAGACCGAGCTGCATGAGCGTCTCGCCGACGCGATGGGCCGTTCCGACGGCGCCCCGCTGTTCATCGTCAGCCAGAAGACGCTGACCGGCCACGCCAAGGGCGGTGCCGCGGTGTTCCAGATGATGGGCCTGTGCCAGGTGCTGCGCGACGGCGTGATCCCGCCGAACCGCAGCCTGGATTGTGTCGACGACGAGCTGGCCACCTCCGGGCACTTCGTGTGGCCGCGGGAGGCCCTGCACCTGGGGGAGAAGTTCCCGCTCAAGGCCGGTCTGGTGACCAGCCTCGGGTTCGGACACGTGTCGGGTCTGATCGCGCTGGTGCATCCGGCGGCGTTCCTGGCGACGCTCTCGGACGAGGAGCGGGAGACCTACCTCGCCCAAGCACAGGAGCGCACCCTGGCCGGCAAGCGCCGGTTGGCCTCGGCCATCGCCGGTGGCCGCCCGATGTACGAGCGTCCTGCTGACCGTCGCTTCGATCACGACGTGGCCGAGAAGCCTCAGGAAGCTGCGATGCTGCTGAATCCGGCCTCGCGACTGGGCGATGACGACATCTACATCAGGTGA
- the acpS gene encoding holo-ACP synthase AcpS, which yields MAIVGVGIDVVSIPEFAEQVDQPGTMFAETFTPGERRDAADKSSVAARHLAARWAAKEAVIKAWSGSRFSQRPVLPEAIHRDIEVVTDMWGRPKVRLTGSIAEHLADVTIHVSLTHEGDTAAAVAILETP from the coding sequence GTGGCGATAGTCGGAGTCGGTATCGATGTGGTGTCCATTCCGGAGTTCGCCGAGCAGGTAGATCAGCCCGGCACGATGTTCGCCGAGACGTTCACGCCGGGGGAGCGCCGCGACGCCGCCGACAAGAGTTCGGTGGCGGCGCGGCACCTGGCGGCCCGGTGGGCGGCGAAAGAAGCCGTGATCAAGGCGTGGTCCGGATCGCGGTTCTCCCAGCGGCCGGTGCTCCCGGAGGCCATCCACCGCGACATCGAGGTGGTGACCGACATGTGGGGCCGACCCAAGGTGCGGCTCACCGGTTCCATCGCCGAGCACCTGGCCGATGTCACCATTCACGTGTCGCTGACGCACGAGGGTGACACCGCGGCGGCCGTCGCCATCCTCGAAACTCCCTAG
- a CDS encoding dipeptidase, whose protein sequence is MTDLVTRVAEVLPSVRKDLEDLVRIQSVWADPGRRDEVHRSAQMVADLFTGVGFDDVRIVSEGGAPAVIARHPAPEGAPTVLLYAHHDVQPEGDPAQWHSAPFEPEERDGRLYGRGTADDKAGIATHLAAMRAFGGKPPVGVTVFVEGEEESGSPSLSALLAKHKDLLAADVIIIADSDNWSTEIPSLTVSLRGLADCVVEVETLDHGLHSGMWGGVVPDAISALVRLLASLHDDEGNVAVKGLHEGSASDVDYTPERVREDTGVLDGVTEIGSGSVPQRLWAKPAITVIGIDTTSIAASSNTLIPKARAKVSMRVAPGADAAAQFELLRTHLEENAPWGAKVTVTPGDIGQPYAIDASGPVYDAARAAFKQAWGVDAVDTGVGGSIPFIAEFAAAFPAATILVTGVEDPNTQAHSINESLHLGVLERAATSEALLLEALRP, encoded by the coding sequence ATGACTGATCTCGTCACCCGTGTCGCCGAAGTCCTGCCGTCGGTCCGCAAGGATCTCGAGGATCTCGTGCGCATCCAGTCGGTGTGGGCCGACCCCGGCCGTCGTGATGAGGTGCACCGCAGCGCGCAGATGGTCGCCGACCTCTTCACCGGCGTCGGCTTCGACGACGTCCGCATCGTCAGTGAAGGCGGTGCTCCGGCCGTCATCGCTCGCCATCCCGCACCCGAGGGAGCGCCCACCGTCCTGCTGTACGCCCATCACGATGTGCAGCCCGAAGGTGACCCCGCGCAGTGGCATTCGGCGCCATTCGAACCGGAGGAGCGCGACGGCCGCCTCTACGGCCGTGGCACTGCCGACGACAAGGCCGGTATCGCAACACATCTGGCGGCCATGCGGGCTTTTGGCGGCAAGCCGCCGGTGGGCGTCACCGTGTTCGTCGAAGGTGAAGAAGAATCCGGCTCACCCTCGCTGAGCGCCTTGCTGGCCAAGCACAAGGACCTGCTGGCCGCTGACGTCATCATCATCGCCGACTCCGACAACTGGAGCACCGAGATCCCGTCGCTCACGGTGTCGCTGCGTGGTCTGGCCGACTGCGTGGTGGAGGTCGAAACCCTGGACCACGGACTGCATTCCGGCATGTGGGGTGGTGTTGTCCCGGACGCGATCTCGGCATTGGTGCGACTGCTCGCCAGCCTGCACGACGACGAGGGCAACGTCGCGGTCAAGGGTCTGCACGAGGGTAGCGCGAGCGATGTGGACTACACACCGGAACGGGTACGTGAGGACACCGGTGTGCTGGACGGTGTCACCGAGATCGGCTCGGGCTCGGTGCCACAGCGGCTGTGGGCCAAGCCGGCGATCACCGTGATCGGCATCGACACCACATCCATCGCGGCGTCGTCGAACACGCTGATCCCGAAGGCCCGCGCCAAGGTGAGCATGCGGGTGGCCCCCGGTGCGGATGCCGCCGCGCAGTTCGAGTTGCTGCGCACACACCTCGAGGAGAACGCCCCGTGGGGCGCCAAGGTCACCGTCACCCCCGGCGACATCGGGCAGCCGTACGCCATCGACGCCAGCGGCCCGGTGTACGACGCCGCCCGCGCGGCGTTCAAGCAGGCGTGGGGCGTCGACGCCGTGGACACCGGGGTAGGCGGATCCATCCCGTTCATCGCCGAGTTCGCCGCCGCGTTCCCGGCCGCCACCATTCTGGTGACCGGCGTCGAGGACCCGAACACCCAGGCGCACAGCATCAACGAGAGCCTGCACCTCGGTGTGCTGGAGCGGGCGGCGACGTCCGAGGCGCTGCTGCTCGAGGCGCTACGGCCCTAG